ACCAGAATGTTAATTTGCTACCTCATAATGAGAAATGTAACCAGACAGCAGATTGTATATTCAGATTGTATATTTATCAGCCGCttgagattttttgttttgtttttgagacagggtctcactctgtcactcaggctggagtgcaatacgatctcagctcactgcaacctctacctcctgggctcaagccatcctcccacctcagcctcctgagtagctgggtctacaggcgcaagccaccatacccagctcatgttttgtatttttggtaaagatgagattttgccatgctgcccaggctggtctcgaacttctggtctcaagtgaaccacccgcctgggcctcccaaagtgctgggattacaggtgtgagacaccacacctggcctgcttgAGATATTCTTTCCTTGCAGGATAATCTACATGGGAAGCCTAGTTATCCTCAGATTTTCTGGTAAACAGGAATCTGGAGCAAGAAGAATTAGCCCGGTAATCATAAAAGACCAGTGTTATCTAATTACGATAACCGAATGCAATCATTTCAGCCTTAAGAATAGAATTGCTCAGAGAGGGTTGCTTTTTCTCTACCGCGATTTTCTTTCATGTGAGTTGAGCTGGAGTGATGCACTCCTTGCTTTCCCTTTATCCATTGTAATCCAAGGCAGAGAGTAACTCATCTGATTGGTAAATCAGGAAGAACAACTTAGGTATGCTTGCCTCATTTCCTCTCATTTCCCTCAAGAGTACACACTTCCTTTGGGATTTAAGCATTACTTGGTCCAGTGTGTTCAGTGCTGTCCAGGGCCAACTTCTTCATTAGGCACAGCAGGCAGTGCCTAGGGTCAATTATACCCATAGTGCCTAGGGTCCATGAAAATGTTtcaatttcctttaaaatcagaagaaaaaaattgaggctgggtgcggtggctcaagcctgtaatcccagcactttgggaggctgctgctgtaggatcctttgagcccaggagttggagaccagccaaggcaatatagtgagaccccatatccttgtctacaaaaaatttaaaaactggcttGGTGTGGTGCTATGCGCCTttgatcccagttactcggaaggctgaggtgggagaatccttgagcccaggaggcttaaactggagtgagctgagatattggcactacactccagcctcctaatggtgcgatctctgctcactgcaacctccgcctcccgggttcaagcgattctcctgcctcagcctcctaaatagctgagattacatgtacactctaccatgcccagctaatttttgtatttctagtagagacagggtttcaccgtgttggccaggctggtcccaaactcctgacgtcaagtgatcttcccacctcggactcccaaagtgctgggattacaggtgtgagccactgcgcccggcccaaatccTCCTATATTTTGTACTtagccaaaagaaaaatgagaaaacccAATGACATTATGCTATAAATTATGATTGATTTCTGATTTGGaacaagtttttgttgttgttgttgttttgagacggagtcttgctctgtcgctgaggctggagtgcagtggctcaatctcggctcactgcaacctctgcctcctgggttcaagggattctcctgcctcagtctcttgagtagctgagactacaggcgcacaccaccatgcatggctaatttttgtatttgtagtagagacggggttttcaccatgttggtcagactggtctcgaactcctgacctcaggtgatccagccgcctcagcctcccaaagtgctgggattacagggtgagccaccgagcccagcccaaGGCAtggttttatatattaaaaagtcgctggccaggtgtgatggctcacgcctgtaatcccagcactttggcagactgaggcaggtggaatacctgaggtcaggagtttgagaccaccctgaccaacgtgatgaaaccccatctctactaaaaatacaaaaaattagtcaggcatggtggtagaagcctgtaatcccagctactcgggagcctgaggcaggagaattgcttgaacctgagaggcggaggttgcagtgagttgagatcgcgccactgcactccagcctgggcaacaagaccgaaagtctgcctcaaaaaacaaaacaaaacaaaagtcactGATGTTACGTGATATTATTACATTCAGAGAGCAAGTTGGGATTACAAATAACATTTTCCCAGGTAAATCAGTATATTCTTAcgcttattgttttttttttttgtcttttttttcttcctttttgtggagaacggggtctcactatatcgCCCAgtcaggtctcgaactcctgggttcaagctatcctcccacctctgcttccctgagagctgggattacaggcgtgagccaccgcgcttggcatAAATCAGTATATTCTTAGTTTTTTCCCCCTTATCTACATTAGTTACCTGATTAAAAATCCTGGATATTTGagttctagttttttttttttttttttttttttttgagacagagttttgctcttgttgcccaggctggagagcagtggcatgatcttggctcactgcaacctctgcctcccaggttcaagagattgtcctgcctcagcctcctgagtagctgggattacaggcgcccgccaccacgcccagttaagttttgtatttttagtagagatggggttttgccatgttggctaggctggtcttgaactcctgacgtcaagtgatccgcctgcctcagcatcctaaagtgctgggattataggcgtgagccaccgagccaggcctcaaagcccttctCGTCCTGGGTCTCCGGCACGAGCTGGGGCATGGGCAGCGACCTGCCTTCCTGGCTCAGCGACACTTAGGTGAAGACACCGGCGGCCCGGTAGCGCTTCTGAGAGCTGTCCACAACACAGTCGGCATCCACCAAGACCTCGATCTCTACGGACTTATTGCTCGTGAACGTCATGCGTCCGGAGATGGTCTTGATGCAGACTTTTCTGATCTTGTTGTCAAAATTAATGGCCTCCATGGAGGCTGTGTTGAGGTTGGTCTTGCAGTGGCGTGCAGCCAAGATCCCGGCGACCTCGTCCATGACCTTCATGGTCAAGCCTTCATGCATGAAGCTGTGCAGGGTACAGTCTGAAGGCCCCACCAGGTGGATCAAGCTGGACTGGCTGTAGCTGACAGTGTTCGGCTCTGGGTTGAGGACTGGCTGGACGATGTCCCCGTTCCTCCAGTTGGTCTCCATGCGCTCCAGCTTCTGGGTTTTGTACCGCTTCtgaacctcctcctcctgctcctgccggAAATACACAACAGGAGGCTCTTCGAGGACCTTGTCCACGTTCGTCAGCGACAGGGGCGCATACCAGAGGGTGGCCTTATTGGTCAGCTTTTTGGCACCTGTGAGGATGTTTTCGGACATCATGTTGACCTGCACCTCCACAGAGTGCTTGGAGGTGTAGGTGATCTCCGCGCTGACGTGGGCCACCTCACCGATGCACATGGGCCACAGGAAGTCGGCGCACTCGACCCGAGCCAGAGCGGCCACACAGCGATCCCCGTTCTGCGGGTTGCAATGCCGGGTGCTGATAATGGCGCCCGCCTCTTTGATCATCTTCAGGATGGTCCCGCCTAGACATTGCGGGCCACATTGGCGTCATCTGGCCGCATAATCCGGCAGATCTGGATGGCGGTCGGCGTCTTGATGTCTGGGCCAGACATGCTGGCAGCTGTGGCGGTGGCTGCAGGAGGGCGCAGGTGTCTGGCAGGCCTGGCGCGGAATTGAGTTTTAGTGTTGAGAAAATTAAAGTTTTGGTTGTTAAAATGATTGCAGTTTTAGTTaacttcaattttaaaattcaccaataataaaactattatttatCAATAAGTAGAAACGAGTTAGAAAATATTCAATCCCTTCAATTCAGATGGAGAATAAACTAATATTTTTCGAACACCTGACACATATCGAGCATTTACTTAGGTATTTGCATCCATATTGCAATTTAATTCTTGCAACtgtcctggccgggcacagtgtctcaggcctgtaatcccagcattttggaaggctgatgagggaggattgcttgggcccaggagttcatagaccagcctgggcaacatagtgagatccccatctctaaagaaaactaaacaaaacaaaacatgttcttttttttcttttttcttttttttagacaggctgtcactctgtcacccaggctggagtacagtggcgcgatcttgtctcactgcaacttccacctcccaagttcaagcaattatcctgtctcagtttcccgagtagctgggattacaggctcttgacaccacgcctggctaaaaaCCAGTCCTTTAAATTTAgcatcctggctgggtgcggtggctcacacctgtaatcccagtattttgggaggccgaggcaggtggatcacttgagctcaggagtttgagaccagcctgggcaacatggcaaaaccccgtctctaccaaaaatacaaaagttagccgggcatggtggcatgtgcctgtagtccctgctacctgggaggctgaggtgggatgatcctTCGAgttccagaggcagaggttgcagtgagccgagatagtgccagtgcaccccagcctgggcaaaagagtgagaccctttctaaaacaaaaaacaaacaaaaaaattagcatccTTATCCCCACTGTAGAATTAAAGAAATTGAGCCTAGGAGCAGTTAAGTATCTTTGCAGAGATCATACATTAATGGGATGGCAGAACTAAAAATATGGATCTACACCTAAGATTCAAAAGCCTGTATTATTTTCCACTTCACCATACTACTTCTGTtagtaaaaataacaatgatgatGCTTTGTGTCTGTCTTACCTCACATAAATTATAACAAAGCTCCTTAAGGACAGGGGCCATGTCTTATACTTTTACGATATCCCTAATGAATTTTCAAGAAATATTGCTTGAATGGTATGGTTGGTTCCTGGTATTTAAATAATGTTATTCAATTTTTCAATGGTATTTCAATGATAGAAATAAATTACGCTTTTTTAACCTTAGTATTTATAATGCAATTATTCTGACTTATTTCACATGAGAGACAATTTTATCATCCAGTTTAAATTCATCTTACATAAAAAATGTGTGAACAGGCcgaacacagtggctcacacctgtaatctcagcaatttgggaggctgtggcaggcagattgcttgagctcaggagtttgagaccagcctagggagcacggcaaaaccctgtgtctacaaaaaatataattattagctgagtatggtggcacatgcctgtggtcccacctattaggaggctgaggtgggaggatcacctgagcccagggagtttgaggctgcaataagctgtgatcatgccagtcTCCAGTccaggagacagagcgagactgtctcaaaaaaaaaaaaaaaaaaaaaaaaaaagcataaacatATATGCAGCTTTTTTTGCTGCCATTCTGTCATTTTTTGGAGTGTATGATATTTTTGGAGCATTATGATATCatgcttatataaaatatatttaatatatttaacttcATTTGCAGGCTATTGAACTCTAGGAGTTGCCTTATGAATACCATTCTGGGACTTTGAGGATTTTCCTAAGTACTTTCCGTCTGTTCAGTACtgggaataataatataaaataaatagtaagagGATAGTACTATCTATAGCGTTGAAAACACTGACAGAGAAATGGACTTTGCCTTCAGAAAGGTATTAGCCTCAAAGGTTTAAGTAGTCCTAAAACTCGGAAACatatatcttttttcctttttcttttttctttttttttttttttgagtcttgcagAATTAGCTAGAATGGAAACCCATATTTGAATGTACTAAAATAATTATCACAAGGACTCTTTACCCTGGGATTGGTGCTCTTGCCGTGGCCCTAACGCCTTTCCTTTCAAAACAGAAAccagaccaaaccaaacaaaaatgtcTCACACTCCTCAAACTCCATTCTATTTAGCAACATTCAGCATTTATCTTTCAGGCAGGTCATCACCAAACATTGAAAAGTCTAACTTCTTAGGCAGGGACTGAGAGGAAAGTCTAGTGGGTGGAATGTGTTACTtggccccaggcccagctcataTTTTCCATGAACAAACACCACCTTAGCTTAGGGTGAATGTCTTTAACGACACCTCTGGAGCTGGCCTCCCTCAAtttaggagatttttttttttttttaagtacaatcAAATTTTGAGAACCTAAATAATTTCATTACAAAGAACTTTACATTTCCTTTTAACAagcatttacagaaaaattactatgaggtcgggcacagtggctcacgcctgtaatcctaacactttgggaggccaaggcacgcggatcagttgaggtcaggagttcaagaccagcctagccaacatgtcaaaaacccatctctactaaaaatacaaaaattagccgagcctgatggtgcatgcctgtaatcccaactacttgggaggctgaggcaagaaaatcgcttgacctaggagtgggaggttgcagtgagccgagatcacgccactgcattccagccccggtaacagagcgagaccctgtcacaaacaaacaaacaaaaacaaaaaagaaaacctgctATGACAGTTAGATTTCTTTGGATGCAACTATCAAGAAACAACTCAAGTTAGCTTAGGCCAAAAAaggagagatttattataagaatatagGGATGTTTCGAAGAAACCAAGGAGAGAGATGTAGCTGGCCCCAGGAAAGACCAAAAACAAGTTGTTGAGAGCCCAGACATTatcttctctccatctctccaatATCTCTTCTCTGCTTGTTTCTTCTCTCTCGAGCAGCTTCCTCTGCTACCCTGGCCTGACGTAGAATATAgctgcctccaactcctgagttaATCCTATACAAGCTCAGCAGCACAAAGAAACTGAGAATCacaaatcttttatatttttacttaaatgctatttatttttacacagcaaatagattttttttttttaagagatggggtcttgctctgttgcccaggctggatgctcaagccatcctctcacctcagcctccaaagcagctggaactacaggcacacaccaccgtgcccagctaattaaaattttcttctttcttttctttttttttttaagaccaggcacagtggctcatgcttgtaatcccagcacttgtgggAGGGCCgtggcaggctgatcacttgaggtcatgagttcgagaccaacctggtcaatatggtgagacctcatctctactaaaaataccaaaattagctgggtgtggtggtgcgtgcctgtaattcgagctactcaggaggctgaggcaggagaatcacttgaacccaggaggggttgaacctgggaggtggaggttgcagtgagattagattgcactactgcactccagcctgggcaacaaagtgagactctgtcacaaattaaaaaaaaaaaaaaaaattggggcttggcgtggtggctcacgcctataatctcagcactttgggaggccaaggtgggcagatcacttgaggtcaggagtttaagaccagcctgggcaacatggtgaaaccctgttctatactaaaaatacaaaaattagggccgggcgcagtggctcatgactgtaatcccagcactttgggaggctgaggtgggcggatcacctgaggtcaggagttcgagaccagcctggccaacatggagaaaccctgtctctactaaaaatacaaaattagtcaggcgtggtggcgcatgtctgtaatcccagctacttgggaggcaggagaatcgcttgagcatgggaggtggaggttgcagtgaggcaagatcgtgccattgcactccagcctgggcaacaagagcaaaactcagtctcaaaaaacaaaacaaa
This DNA window, taken from Pan troglodytes isolate AG18354 chromosome 3, NHGRI_mPanTro3-v2.0_pri, whole genome shotgun sequence, encodes the following:
- the LOC100609278 gene encoding LOW QUALITY PROTEIN: putative cytosolic acyl coenzyme A thioester hydrolase-like (The sequence of the model RefSeq protein was modified relative to this genomic sequence to represent the inferred CDS: inserted 1 base in 1 codon; substituted 1 base at 1 genomic stop codon): MSGPDIKTPTAIQICRIMRPDDANVARNVXGGTILKMIKEAGAIISTRHCNPQNGDRCVAALARVECADFLWPMCIGEVAHVSAEITYTSKHSVEVQVNMMSENILTGAKKLTNKATLWYAPLSLTNVDKVLEEPPVVYFRQEQEEEVQKRYKTQKLERMETNWRNGDIVQPVLNPEPNTVSYSQSSLIHLVGPSDCTLHSFMHEGLTMKVMDEVAGILAARHCKTNLNTASMEAINFDNKIRKVCIKTISGRMTFTSNKSVEIEVLVDADCVVDSSQKRYRAAGVFTXVSLSQEGRSLPMPQLVPETQDEKGFEAWLGGSRL